The nucleotide sequence AGCAGAACAATTATTTGAGAAATTAAACATAAAAAGCATATCTGACTTATATAGAATAACTAAAGAAGAATTAATGTCATTGGATAAGTTTAAAGACAAAAAGGCTAGTAATCTTATAAATGCTATAGAGAAAAGTAAGGAATGTGATCTTGATTCATTTGTATACTCATTGGGTATACCAAATGTAGGAAAAAAAACAGCAACAGATTTATGTAAGCAATTTAAAAGCTTTGAGAACATAAAAAAAGCTTCTTATTTTGAGCTTATCTTGGTTCAAGATATAGGATCAATTGTTGCAAAAAGTATTGTTGATTTTTTTAAACAAGAAAAAATAGAAAAAAGTCTAAATGAATTATTTAAACTTGGAGTAAAACCATCTTATGAAGAAAGTGAAGTTTCAGAAAGTGTATTTAATGATAAAACTGTAGTTGCAACAGGAAGTCTTCAAAATTATAGCAGAACAGAAATAAAAGAAAAGTTGGAGAGCCTTGGTGCTAAGGTTGCTGGAAGTGTTAGTAAAAAAACTGATTATGTAATAGCAGGTGAAAATGCAGGATCTAAATATGACAAAGCTGTAGCACTTGGAGTTAAAATATTAACTGAAGAAAAGTTTGAAGAATTAATAGAAAGTGTAAAGTAGGTTTTATTTGACTTACAACACTTAGTATGGTACAGTAATTGTAGAAGGAGGGAATATATGAAAAGTAAATCTTTTAATATTTTGATAGAAATTTTAAACATAATAATTTATATTTTAAACAAAAATGATTTTAAGATTTATGATGAAGAAAATACGGATTATTATATATCTAAAATAGGATATAGCGGTTTATTAGATGAAATATTTTTTAAAGTGAAAGAGAGAAAAAAGTAAAATCTACTTTATATGGAGTGATAAAATGACAGCAAAGGAATTAAAAGAATTATTAACTCCTGAAAAGATTATTAAAATTTTAGAAGAAGTGGGTTGCCATAATGTAAGAAAAGATGGCAATACAATTAAAGCGGCAAACCCAGATGGTAATAATCCAACTGCTATTTGCTGCTATATTGATAACGATAATTTGAATTGCGAAGATTTTACTCGTGCAATTTTTCAGCAGAGAAGATGTAGAGATATTATAGCTTTAGTTGAATTCTTATGTAAGTTATCTTTTTCAAAGGCTATGAGAAAGATAACTAATATTCTTGGTTTATCATACTTCTATGAACCTAAACAACAAAAACCAAGCTTTTTGAAGTTTTTAGATTTTGTTGAAACAGGTAAAAAGGAAACAGAAGAAGATATTCTTAAGTCTTTCCCAGAAAACATTTTAAATCAATTTGTAAAGATACCCAATAGAAAATGGTTAGATGAAGGGATTTCAGAAAAAACTCAAAAATATTGGGAATGTTTTTTAGATGTAATAAGTCAAAGAATAATATTTCCTATCAGAGAAGAGTCGGCAGGAGAAATAGTAGGAGTAAAAGGAAGATTATTAGATGATGAGTTAATTGATAAAAATAAATATTTTCCAATATATGTTTACCCTAAAGGAAAAATACTTTTTGGAGCTTGGCAGAATGAAAAATATATAAAAGAAAAAAGTGAAGTTATAGTTGTAGAAAGCGAAAAATCTGTTATAAAGCTCTGGGGGATAGGAATTAAGAATGTAGTAGCAATAGGAGGAAAGTGCATTTCAGAAGTACAGGCAGAAAAGTTGTTGCGAATGAATGTGACAATAACTTTAGCTTTAGATAAAGATGTAACTGAGGAAGAAGTTTATGAGAACATTAAGAAACTAATGTATCCAGTAAAGACTGTAAATATCTTTATAATCAAGGATGAAGCGAATTTAATGAAAAAAGAAAAAGAATCTCCTTGTGACAATGTAGATACTTGGAGAATCTTATATAGCGTTTATAGAAAGGAAGTGCCTGTTATCGAGTGGAAAAACAATGGGTAAATTTAAACAAAAAACCTACAGATTTATCAATAGAAAATATTTTGAGAAATAGAGGGATAAAAAATTTAAAACATTTTCTTAATCCATTACCTTCTGATTTCATTCCATTAAGTAAATTAAAAAGAATATTTGAAGCAGCAGAAATAATAATAAAAGGAATAAAAGAAAATAAGAAATTTACAATCTTCTATGATTGTGACTTAGATGGTACTGCCGCAGGAACAATTATGAGAAAATATTTGTTGAACTTTACACCTAATGTTGATATTGCTTATAGTATTGGAAAAGAACATGGTTTAAGCAGTATTAATTTAGATAATATTATCCAAAATACAGATATTTTAATTGCTGTAGACTCTAGTACAGGCAACCACAAGGAGCAAGATTATTTAAAACAAAATGGGGTTGAAGTTATAATATATGATCATCATGATGAGCCTAACAATCAGAATGTTTGTATTGTTAATAGTCAGTTTGAAGATTACCCAAATAAACAATTAAGTGGAGCAGGAGTAGTATGGAAAGGCTGTCTTGCTATAGATAGCCTAATGAAAACAAAATATGCTTTGAATTATGTTGATTTAGCAGCAGCAGGAATCTTAGCGGATGTAATGGATGTTGGTGAATCATATATGGAGAACAGGTTAATTATAACTATGGGGTTTAAGCACCTTGTTAATGTTGGATTAAAGACTGCTATAGGAACGTATGATTTTAATAGTACATCCATATTATTTTCTGTGGCACCGCTGGTAAATGCAGCTATAAGGATGAGAGAAAATAAAATAGCAATTGATTTTTTATTTGAAGAAGAAAAAAAACAGTCAAAAAAATTACTTAAAAAATTAAAAGAAATAAAGGAAAAGCAGAATAAGTTGGTTGATATATCTATGATCAATTTGGAATTTCAAATGAAGCAAAATAACTCCGAAAACAAAAAAGTATCTTTTGGATTTGTTGAGAATAAAGGCATAGCTGGAGTTATTGCTACAAAAGTTTGTAGTAAATTTGATAAGCCAGCAATAGTTTTAAGTTACCCAAATCCAGCAAAAGATTTTGATAAATATATAGGAAGTTTAAGGTCTAATATAGATTTTAAAACTATTGTAAATAATACAAAATTAGCAAAATCACAAGGGCATGAAAGAGCAGCAGGAATAGAAATAAAAAAAGAAAATTTAGAAAAATTGCTTGATACATTAGAACAAAAATTAAAAAATAAGGAGTTTAAAAAGGTAGATAAGTTTGACTTGTTAATAAAAGCAGAATTTTTAACATTAAATTTGATTAAGCAAATAGAGAAAATAAATAGGTTAACAGGTAAAAATTTTCAACCAATAAATGTGGTTTTGGAGAATGTTGTGCCAGTAGACTTTACCATAATGATAAAGAAGCATATAAAATTTAATTTTAGAGATATAGAGTTTGTATATTGGAATTCTATTGATAAAATACAAGACTTTAAGACTACTTGTAGCGGTTTGTATAGAAGTCTTAGTGTTATGGGAATACCTCAAGTCTCATATTTTAGAGGAAGAGAGAAAAAGCAAATTATGATACAAGATTATAAAGATGTTAAAGATAACTTCGAATTTTTAAAAGGATATACAACAGGAGATATATTATAAATGAAAATAATGAGTAAGAAACTGTTCGTAGTCGGAACAATGACGATTATATCATTTTTTTCTGCTTTAATTCATTTGCAGAACATGATATTTATAATATTTATTTTTATATATTTGCTTATGTTGCTTTTATTTATTAATTAATGTGGAGGGATAGAGAATGAGTTTTACTAATGATGCTAAGATCAACTCTATTGTATACGCCCATTATGTGTGGAAGAAGGGAGAAAAAAATAAATTCGCACAAGTAAAAGTCATATAGCTTATAGCAATTAGTATGAAAGGATCTGTTTTTAAGATGTCTAATATAAACGCTATGTTGAAGCTTATAGATGGTATTACTTTTTTACCAGACAAAGATGATTTTTCAAAAGAGAAAATTCAAAGTACTTTTAAAAAGAAAATACACCCTAGACAAGTTATAAGTTTTCTTGAAGAGATTCCTATAAGCATATATAAGGTTAAATTCAGATATACAACTTTTCGAGGAAACAGGAGAGAAAAGGAGATGTATTTTTTAATAAAAACATATTCTCCAGAGGAAGATATGCAAAAATATTTGGATAAATATATAAATGATTTCAATAAAAAATTTCCTAATAGACAATTATCAAACGTTCAAATTCTTGATAGTTGTTGTAAAGGATTAGTAACTCTTTGAGTTACAATTTTGGTTTTATTCTCAAGTTCCTCACAAAGAGGTTGTATAGCAAAATAGTAATTTAGTCACTTATTATTTTGCAAAAAAAACAGGCTAAAACGTAAAAAACACGCCTAAGAATATTCATTATTTTTACTTTAAGGCGGTAAGAGTGATGAGCATAGAAAATGCAAAAGATCATGAAACCAGATTAAAGGTAAGTATGTTTTAATCCTTATTTAGTTCAGACAATTTGAATTAAATAAGGTGGAGAAAATGAAACCAATTTTTGAAGAAGAAAAGTTATTCTTTGAGAAAAAAACAGGAATAAAGATACCCAACAATTGTTGGAGAAATGGAACAAAAATATATCTAAATTCAAGCAACAAAGAATTACTAATAAGATTTAAAATAGAAGATAATATTATAAAAATTGTTAAAAACAACATATACAA is from Clostridium acetobutylicum ATCC 824 and encodes:
- a CDS encoding toprim domain-containing protein; amino-acid sequence: MTAKELKELLTPEKIIKILEEVGCHNVRKDGNTIKAANPDGNNPTAICCYIDNDNLNCEDFTRAIFQQRRCRDIIALVEFLCKLSFSKAMRKITNILGLSYFYEPKQQKPSFLKFLDFVETGKKETEEDILKSFPENILNQFVKIPNRKWLDEGISEKTQKYWECFLDVISQRIIFPIREESAGEIVGVKGRLLDDELIDKNKYFPIYVYPKGKILFGAWQNEKYIKEKSEVIVVESEKSVIKLWGIGIKNVVAIGGKCISEVQAEKLLRMNVTITLALDKDVTEEEVYENIKKLMYPVKTVNIFIIKDEANLMKKEKESPCDNVDTWRILYSVYRKEVPVIEWKNNG
- the recJ gene encoding single-stranded-DNA-specific exonuclease RecJ, with the translated sequence MEKQWVNLNKKPTDLSIENILRNRGIKNLKHFLNPLPSDFIPLSKLKRIFEAAEIIIKGIKENKKFTIFYDCDLDGTAAGTIMRKYLLNFTPNVDIAYSIGKEHGLSSINLDNIIQNTDILIAVDSSTGNHKEQDYLKQNGVEVIIYDHHDEPNNQNVCIVNSQFEDYPNKQLSGAGVVWKGCLAIDSLMKTKYALNYVDLAAAGILADVMDVGESYMENRLIITMGFKHLVNVGLKTAIGTYDFNSTSILFSVAPLVNAAIRMRENKIAIDFLFEEEKKQSKKLLKKLKEIKEKQNKLVDISMINLEFQMKQNNSENKKVSFGFVENKGIAGVIATKVCSKFDKPAIVLSYPNPAKDFDKYIGSLRSNIDFKTIVNNTKLAKSQGHERAAGIEIKKENLEKLLDTLEQKLKNKEFKKVDKFDLLIKAEFLTLNLIKQIEKINRLTGKNFQPINVVLENVVPVDFTIMIKKHIKFNFRDIEFVYWNSIDKIQDFKTTCSGLYRSLSVMGIPQVSYFRGREKKQIMIQDYKDVKDNFEFLKGYTTGDIL